One window of Microcoleus vaginatus PCC 9802 genomic DNA carries:
- the psbA gene encoding photosystem II q(b) protein codes for MTTTLQQRESANVWERFCEWVTSTDNRIYVGWFGVLMIPTLLSATICYIIAFIAAPPVDIDGIREPVAGSLMYGNNIITGAVVPSSNAIGLHFYPIWEAASLDEWLYNGGPYQLVIFHFLIGVFCYMGREWELSYRLGMRPWICVAYSAPVAAATAVFLIYPIGQGSFSDGMPLGISGTFNFMIVFQAEHNILMHPFHMLGVAGVFGGSLFSAMHGSLVTSSLVRETTETESQNYGYKFGQEEETYNIVAAHGYFGRLIFQYASFNNSRSLHFLLGAWPVVGIWFTALGISTMAFNLNGFNFNQSIIDSQGRVINTWADVINRANLGMEVMHERNAHNFPLDLAAGVTTPVALVAPSING; via the coding sequence ATGACAACAACCTTACAACAGCGCGAAAGCGCCAATGTCTGGGAACGCTTTTGTGAGTGGGTCACAAGCACAGACAACCGCATTTATGTAGGTTGGTTCGGCGTCTTGATGATTCCCACCCTCCTGAGCGCAACCATCTGCTACATCATCGCCTTCATCGCTGCCCCTCCAGTGGACATCGACGGCATCCGTGAACCAGTAGCAGGTTCCTTGATGTACGGTAACAACATCATCACAGGTGCAGTTGTTCCTTCATCCAACGCCATCGGCTTACACTTCTACCCAATCTGGGAAGCAGCTTCCCTCGATGAGTGGTTGTACAACGGCGGCCCTTACCAATTGGTAATTTTCCACTTCCTGATCGGTGTATTTTGCTACATGGGTCGTGAATGGGAATTGTCCTACCGCTTAGGTATGCGTCCTTGGATCTGCGTCGCTTACTCTGCACCAGTTGCAGCAGCCACCGCAGTATTCTTGATCTACCCAATTGGACAAGGTTCTTTCTCTGACGGTATGCCTTTGGGTATCTCCGGCACATTCAACTTCATGATCGTGTTCCAAGCAGAGCACAACATCCTGATGCACCCGTTCCACATGTTGGGAGTTGCTGGTGTCTTCGGTGGTTCTTTGTTCTCCGCAATGCACGGTTCTTTAGTTACCTCTTCTTTGGTTCGTGAAACAACCGAAACCGAATCGCAAAACTACGGTTACAAATTCGGTCAAGAAGAAGAAACCTACAACATCGTTGCAGCCCACGGCTACTTCGGTCGTTTGATTTTCCAATACGCTTCATTCAACAACAGCCGTTCTTTGCACTTCTTGTTAGGTGCATGGCCAGTTGTCGGTATCTGGTTTACCGCTTTGGGTATATCGACAATGGCTTTCAACTTGAACGGTTTCAACTTCAACCAATCGATTATCGACTCTCAAGGTCGTGTTATCAATACTTGGGCTGATGTCATCAACCGCGCTAACTTGGGTATGGAAGTGATGCACGAGCGCAATGCTCACAACTTCCCTCTCGACTTGGCTGCAGGTGTTACCACTCCTGTAGCTTTGGTTGCTCCTTCTATCAATGGCTAA